A single window of Sander lucioperca isolate FBNREF2018 chromosome 22, SLUC_FBN_1.2, whole genome shotgun sequence DNA harbors:
- the galk1 gene encoding galactokinase, with amino-acid sequence MASSYPSVAELVATARGLYVQVFGEEAPRVAVCAPGRVNLIGEHTDYNQGFVLPMALPLVTVVVGSQTSGQDVTMVTATEDADEPRRVDFSLPSYGSALSPGLPSWANYVKGVIQHYRAPPVPGFRAVIASSVPLGGGLSSSASLEVAFYTFLQQLQPDDGDQVSKAVACQKAEHTHAGVPCGIMDQFVSVLGREGHALLIDCRSLEATPVPLADPGLVILITNSNVKHSLTGSEYPMRRRQCEEAASILGKDSLRDATMKDLEEARDRLDDVTCRRARHVIEEIERTVRAAEALKRGAYKEFGKLMVESHNSLRDLYEVSCRELDELVCAAMEVEGVFGSRMTGGGFGGCTVTLLQAHAIDRTILHIQERYSGTPTFYVTTPSEGARALSLP; translated from the exons ATGGCCAGTTCTTATCCTAGTGTAGCCGAGCTTGTTGCGACTGCTCGCGGTCTGTATGTGCAGGTGTTCGGGGAAGAAGCTCCGCGGGTGGCGGTGTGTGCTCCCGGAAGAGTCAACCTGATAGGGGAGCACACTGACTACAACCAGGGATTTGTACTTCCAATG GCGCTGCCCCTGGTGACTGTGGTGGTAGGGAGTCAAACCTCTGGCCAGGatgttaccatggtaacagcAACAGAGGATGCTGATGAGCCTCGGAGGGTGGACTTCAGCCTGCCCAGTTATGGATCGGCGCTGTCTCCAGGGTTACCCAGCTGGGCAAACTATGTGAAGGGTGTTATACAGCATTACAGGG CTCCTCCTGTCCCAGGTTTCAGGGCGGTGATAGCCAGCAGTGTCCCCCTGGGAGGAGGTCTgtccagctctgcctctctgGAGGTGGCTTTCTACACATTCCTGCAGCAACTCCAGCCAG ATGACGGAGACCAGGTATCCAAAGCAGTGGCCTGTCAGAAGGCAGAACACACTCATGCTGGTGTACCCTGTGGCATTATGGATCAGTTTGTGTCAGTTCTCGGCAGGGAGGGCCACGCTTTGCTCATTGACTGCAG GTCGCTGGAGGCCACCCCTGTCCCTCTGGCAGATCCAGGCCTGGTCATTCTCATCACCAACTCCAATGTGAAACACTCTCTGACTGGCAGTGAGTACCCCATGAGACGCAGACAGTGTGAGGAGGCCGCCTCCATCCTGGGGAAAGACAGTCTCAGAGATGCCACCATGAAGGATTTGGAGG AGGCAAGGGACCGACTGGATGACGTAACCTGTCGAAGAGCTCGTCACGTGATTGAGGAGATAGAAAGAACTGTCCGAGCTGCGGAGGCCCTGAAGAGAGGAGCCTACAAAGAGTTTGGCAAGCTAATGGTGGAGAGCCACAACTCCCTCAG AGACTTGTATGAGGTGAGCTGCAGGGAGCTGGATGAGCTGGTGTGTGCAGCCATGGAGGTGGAGGGGGTGTTTGGCAGCCGGATGACCGGTGGAGGGTTCGGTGGATGCACCGTGACTTTGCTACAGGCCCATGCTATTGACAGGACTATACTCCATATACag